In Drosophila simulans strain w501 chromosome 3R, Prin_Dsim_3.1, whole genome shotgun sequence, a single window of DNA contains:
- the LOC6727866 gene encoding organic cation transporter protein isoform X2, producing the protein MHDSAKQSPTTSPTIPPKQQAATPQSPAAAVSGLDPADDEDETDVIGDLMGHYGKWQLLMTVLLSLFQVPNTFHISSSIYQAANKDFWCQRPAQFQHMQVATWRNLSGSVDNCRRWEGIDWSQVSNETTLPSDWKTPAEMDKKLVACEKWEYETNDNVGNTWTSQWDLVCEKEHLKNVAEMFFLLGVATGGIISGYLSDKFGRKTMLFISAVLQTIFGLWLYICSSFELYLTLRALLGLVSVSVTYSGLILAIEYVDGKWRTIAGMYNLFPLPISYMIISGLAYLTQDYQRLQLCIGIPGIFLCFLWFVVPESPRWLLVKGRIDEVRRIIEAAAKFNGRQLPADYQLTPPTQESSTQDVTYLFRSSYLRRISICFFCIWFTMNLVYYGIILNMSSFGGNVYLNSALAGLVEIPAIAVAMYIITKVGKKWLFCATLICAGVACCCAAITEGHADLLWLKITFLMMGKFTISAGNTIMPVYTAELYPTPIRNVGVGACNVAAGLALILTPYLSLLNKIEGHLLMTLLTAWSIFGGFVVLFLPETAVRQKTDNQGGSSANASAAKQV; encoded by the exons ATGCACGACTCCGCCAAACAATCCCCCACAACCAGCCCCACCATCCCGCCCAAACAGCAGGCAGCGACGCCTCAGTCGCCAGCAGCGGCGGTGAGCGGACTGGATCCGGCGGACGATGAGGACGAGACCGACGTGATCGGCGACCTGATGGGCCACTACGGCAAGTGGCAGTTGCTGATGACGGTGCTGCTGTCGCTCTTCCAGGTGCCCAACACCTTCCACATATCCTCGTCCATCTACCAGGCGGCGAACAAGGACTTTTGGTGCCAGCGCCCAGCGCAATTCCAGCACATGCAAGTGGCCACCTGGCGGAACTTAAGTGGCTCCGTCGACAACTGCCGGCGATGGGAGGGCATCGATTGGAGTCAAGTGAGCAATGAAACCACGCTGCCATCAGACTGGAAG ACACCAGCGGAGATGGATAAAAAGTTGGTGGCCTGCGAGAAATGGGAGTACGAGACCAACGACAATGTCGGCAACACCTGGACATCGCAGTGGGATCTGGTCTGCGAGAAGGAGCACCTAAAGAACGTGGCCGAGATGTTCTTCCtgctgggcgtggcaacaGGTGGCATTATCTCCGGCTATTTATCGGACAAGTTCGGCCGCAAGACAATGCTCTTCATATCGGCCGTGCTGCAGACCATATTCG gtCTCTGGCTCTATATCTGCAGCTCCTTTGAGCTTTATCTCACACTTCGCGCTCTGCTTGGTCTGGTATCGGTATCGGTCACCTACTCCGGTCTGATCCTAGCCATTGAGTATGTGGATGGCAAGTGGAGAACCATCGCCGGAATGTACAACCTGTTTCCACTGCCAATCTCCTACATGATCATCTCGGGCCTGGCCTATCTCACCCAGGATTATCAACGCCTACAGCTGTGCATCGGCATTCCGGGGATCTTCCTGTGCTTTCTTTG GTTTGTGGTGCCGGAATCGCCGCGCTGGCTGCTGGTCAAGGGTCGAATTGATGAAGTGCGTCGAATTATTGAGGCGGCCGCCAAGTTCAATGGTCGCCAGCTGCCCGCCGATTATCAGCTGACGCCGCCGACGCAGGAGAGCAGTACGCAGGACGTTACCTACCTGTTCCGCTCCAGTTACCTGCGCCGCATCTCCATCTGCTTCTTCTGCATCTGGTTCACCATGAATCTGGTCTACTACGGCATTATTCTTAACATGAGCTCCTTTGGCGGCAATGTCTACTTGAATTCG GCGCTAGCTGGCCTAGTCGAAATACCCGCCATCGCCGTGGCCATGTACATCATCACCAAAGTGGGCAAGAAGTGGCTCTTTTGCGCCACTTTGATCTGTGCCGGCGTCGCCTGCTGCTGTGCGGCGATCACCGAGGGGCATGCGGATCTGCTCTGGCTGAAGATCACATTCCTGATGATGGGCAAGTTCACCATCAGTGCTGGCAATACCATAATGCCGGTGTACACGGCGGAACTGTATCCCACGCCCATACGCAATGTGGGCGTGGGTGCCTGCAATGTGGCCGCCGGTTTGGCCTTGATCCTCACACCTTACCTGTCGCTACTG AACAAGATCGAGGGCCACCTCTTGATGACCCTGCTCACCGCCTGGAGCATCTTTGGCGGCTTTGTGGTGCTCTTCCTGCCCGAAACCGCTGTGCGTCAGAAGACAGACAACCAGGGTGGCTCAAGTGCCAATGCCAGTGCCGCCAAGCAGGTGTAA
- the LOC6727866 gene encoding organic cation transporter protein isoform X1 produces MAKRKSLTHDSPSMELELPLLAPQERSQRSRSGTIPLCIMHDSAKQSPTTSPTIPPKQQAATPQSPAAAVSGLDPADDEDETDVIGDLMGHYGKWQLLMTVLLSLFQVPNTFHISSSIYQAANKDFWCQRPAQFQHMQVATWRNLSGSVDNCRRWEGIDWSQVSNETTLPSDWKTPAEMDKKLVACEKWEYETNDNVGNTWTSQWDLVCEKEHLKNVAEMFFLLGVATGGIISGYLSDKFGRKTMLFISAVLQTIFGLWLYICSSFELYLTLRALLGLVSVSVTYSGLILAIEYVDGKWRTIAGMYNLFPLPISYMIISGLAYLTQDYQRLQLCIGIPGIFLCFLWFVVPESPRWLLVKGRIDEVRRIIEAAAKFNGRQLPADYQLTPPTQESSTQDVTYLFRSSYLRRISICFFCIWFTMNLVYYGIILNMSSFGGNVYLNSALAGLVEIPAIAVAMYIITKVGKKWLFCATLICAGVACCCAAITEGHADLLWLKITFLMMGKFTISAGNTIMPVYTAELYPTPIRNVGVGACNVAAGLALILTPYLSLLNKIEGHLLMTLLTAWSIFGGFVVLFLPETAVRQKTDNQGGSSANASAAKQV; encoded by the exons TTCCTTTGTGCATCATGCACGACTCCGCCAAACAATCCCCCACAACCAGCCCCACCATCCCGCCCAAACAGCAGGCAGCGACGCCTCAGTCGCCAGCAGCGGCGGTGAGCGGACTGGATCCGGCGGACGATGAGGACGAGACCGACGTGATCGGCGACCTGATGGGCCACTACGGCAAGTGGCAGTTGCTGATGACGGTGCTGCTGTCGCTCTTCCAGGTGCCCAACACCTTCCACATATCCTCGTCCATCTACCAGGCGGCGAACAAGGACTTTTGGTGCCAGCGCCCAGCGCAATTCCAGCACATGCAAGTGGCCACCTGGCGGAACTTAAGTGGCTCCGTCGACAACTGCCGGCGATGGGAGGGCATCGATTGGAGTCAAGTGAGCAATGAAACCACGCTGCCATCAGACTGGAAG ACACCAGCGGAGATGGATAAAAAGTTGGTGGCCTGCGAGAAATGGGAGTACGAGACCAACGACAATGTCGGCAACACCTGGACATCGCAGTGGGATCTGGTCTGCGAGAAGGAGCACCTAAAGAACGTGGCCGAGATGTTCTTCCtgctgggcgtggcaacaGGTGGCATTATCTCCGGCTATTTATCGGACAAGTTCGGCCGCAAGACAATGCTCTTCATATCGGCCGTGCTGCAGACCATATTCG gtCTCTGGCTCTATATCTGCAGCTCCTTTGAGCTTTATCTCACACTTCGCGCTCTGCTTGGTCTGGTATCGGTATCGGTCACCTACTCCGGTCTGATCCTAGCCATTGAGTATGTGGATGGCAAGTGGAGAACCATCGCCGGAATGTACAACCTGTTTCCACTGCCAATCTCCTACATGATCATCTCGGGCCTGGCCTATCTCACCCAGGATTATCAACGCCTACAGCTGTGCATCGGCATTCCGGGGATCTTCCTGTGCTTTCTTTG GTTTGTGGTGCCGGAATCGCCGCGCTGGCTGCTGGTCAAGGGTCGAATTGATGAAGTGCGTCGAATTATTGAGGCGGCCGCCAAGTTCAATGGTCGCCAGCTGCCCGCCGATTATCAGCTGACGCCGCCGACGCAGGAGAGCAGTACGCAGGACGTTACCTACCTGTTCCGCTCCAGTTACCTGCGCCGCATCTCCATCTGCTTCTTCTGCATCTGGTTCACCATGAATCTGGTCTACTACGGCATTATTCTTAACATGAGCTCCTTTGGCGGCAATGTCTACTTGAATTCG GCGCTAGCTGGCCTAGTCGAAATACCCGCCATCGCCGTGGCCATGTACATCATCACCAAAGTGGGCAAGAAGTGGCTCTTTTGCGCCACTTTGATCTGTGCCGGCGTCGCCTGCTGCTGTGCGGCGATCACCGAGGGGCATGCGGATCTGCTCTGGCTGAAGATCACATTCCTGATGATGGGCAAGTTCACCATCAGTGCTGGCAATACCATAATGCCGGTGTACACGGCGGAACTGTATCCCACGCCCATACGCAATGTGGGCGTGGGTGCCTGCAATGTGGCCGCCGGTTTGGCCTTGATCCTCACACCTTACCTGTCGCTACTG AACAAGATCGAGGGCCACCTCTTGATGACCCTGCTCACCGCCTGGAGCATCTTTGGCGGCTTTGTGGTGCTCTTCCTGCCCGAAACCGCTGTGCGTCAGAAGACAGACAACCAGGGTGGCTCAAGTGCCAATGCCAGTGCCGCCAAGCAGGTGTAA